The following are encoded together in the Scomber scombrus chromosome 7, fScoSco1.1, whole genome shotgun sequence genome:
- the si:dkey-199f5.8 gene encoding beta-1,4-galactosyltransferase 3, translating into MVGFQSKWRYLFMFLGIQLMVMALLSREGYQKRVTYFIRIFRKPDAPGLSNRNHSVASITGGDVYANLSHLPKPHSHGDAMPYCPKTSPLIGGPIHVSFPSGLTLVDVQRKNPLVVRGGRYRPPDCEARHRTAIIIPHRHREHHLKFLLYYMHPFLQRQQLNYGIYVIHQAGNYTFNRAKLMNVGFREAMKEEDWDCLFFHDVDLIPEDDRNTYVCDSNPKHAAIAMDKFGYKLPYKMYFGGVSALTPLHYLKMNGFPNNYWGWGGEDDDIGVRVSLGGMYITRPSLKVGRYKMIKHKLDKGNDVNPKRFNMLAKTRQTWKQDGMNTVDYEVISRRYLPLYTNITVNIGTEAGLHPNPPKPPPPAKAAEKPAAGAPAKGSTKLKENHSEK; encoded by the exons ATGGTCGGTTTCCAGTCCAAATGGCGCTACCTTTTCATGTTCCTGGGCATCCAGCTGATGGTCATGGCGCTGCTGTCCCGAGAGGGCTACCAGAAGAGGGTCACCTACTTCATCCGCATCTTCCGTAAGCCCGACGCCCCTGGTTTGTCGAACCGCAACCACTCAGTAGCCAGCATCACTGGAGGGGACGTGTATGCCAACCTCTCCCACCTACCCAAACCTCACAGCCATGGAGACGCCATGCCCTACTGCCCTAAGACGTCCCCTCTGATAG GTGGGCCGATCCATGTCAGCTTTCCGTCAGGGCTCACTCTAGTGGATGTTCAGAGGAAAAACCCGCTGGTGGTGCGCGGAGGACGCTACAGGCCACCTGACTGTGAGGCGAGGCATCGGACGGCCATCATCATTCcccacagacacagagagcatCACCTTAAGTTCCTGCTCTACTACATGCACCCTTTTCTGCAGCGGCAACAGCTCAACTACGGGATTTATGTCATTCATCAg GCTGGAAACTACACTTTTAACAGGGCCAAGCTGATGAACGTGGGTTTCCGGGAGGCCATGAAGGAGGAAGACTGGGACTGCCTCTTTTTCCATGATGTGGACCTCATTCCAGAGGACGATCGCAACACATACGTCTGCGACTCCAATCCCAAACACGCAGCCATCGCCATGGACAAGTTTGGCTACAA GCTTCCGTACAAGATGTACTTTGGAGGAGTGTCAGCTCTGACGCCACTGCACTACCTCAAAATGAATGGCTTTCCCAACAATTACTGGGGCTGGGGCGGAGAGGACGATGATATTGGAGTCAG GGTGTCCCTGGGGGGGATGTACATCACTCGTCCATCTCTAAAAGTGGGCCGTTACAAGATGATTAAACACAAGCTGGATAAAGGAAATGATGTGAACCCAAAGAG GTTCAACATGCTTGCCAAGACGCGTCAGACCTGGAAGCAGGACGGGATGAACACAGTTGACTATGAGGTAATCTCACGGAGATACCTGCCCCTCTACACCAACATCACTGTCAACATCGGCACTGAGGCCGGTCTACATCCAAACCCCCCGAAGCCACCTCCACCTGCCAAAGCTGCAGAAAAACCTGCAGCCGGAGCACCAGCGAAAGGCTCAACCAAACTCAAAGAGAACCACTCAGAGAAATAG